Proteins encoded in a region of the Rutidosis leptorrhynchoides isolate AG116_Rl617_1_P2 chromosome 9, CSIRO_AGI_Rlap_v1, whole genome shotgun sequence genome:
- the LOC139867977 gene encoding S-protein homolog 2-like, whose product MKYFLLSIILAFSALSISLACSGGVGYIVQVENLILNSNILVKCKSNDDDLGDRHLAYDENVNWDVCFSGTTQYSCHFYWDSKEQLIDVFNKELAQDCYYDKDDNNQCYWAAMPGGLYLYNFIKNEWVYRYDWKE is encoded by the coding sequence ATGAAATACTTCTTACTGTCAATAATTCTAGCCTTTAGTGCTTTGAGTATATCACTTGCATGTTCCGGGGGTGTTGGGTACATTGTTCAAGTTGAAAACTTGATACTAAATAGTAACATCTTAGTTAAATGCAAGTCTAACGACGATGATTTAGGCGATCGTCATCTCGCTTATGATGAAAATGTTAATTGGGATGTTTGTTTCTCAGGTACTACACAATATTCTTGTCATTTCTACTGGGATTCGAAAGAACAATTAATTGATGTATTTAATAAGGAACTTGCCCAAGATTGTTATTACGACAAAGACGATAATAACCAGTGTTATTGGGCAGCTATGCCTGGTGGGTTATATTTGTACAATTTCATAAAGAATGAATGGGTATACCGGTATGATTGGAAAGAATAA